One region of Deltaproteobacteria bacterium genomic DNA includes:
- a CDS encoding FKBP-type peptidyl-prolyl cis-trans isomerase — protein sequence MQRFHMALILTAMILLGGCSAQKVEKDAAGGQSEQAPVSLESQKNRVSYGIGMDIGTNLREQELDIDVEALVEGLRVSYAGQDTRMTLDEVREALMALQQEMMERQQQKTEAASAENLKVGQEFLAKNQEREGVVVLPSGLQYEVLEEGSGISPTDKDFVQVHYRGTLVDGTEFDSSYAREKPAVFPVNGVIKGWTEALQLMKPGSKWKVYVPADLAYGERQAGPIIGPNSALVFDVELLAVMDTADAAPDASTAQEAESEGQAVESPAPAEGNATE from the coding sequence ATGCAACGATTTCATATGGCCCTCATACTGACGGCCATGATTCTGCTCGGGGGCTGCAGTGCACAAAAGGTCGAGAAGGATGCCGCAGGTGGGCAGTCCGAACAGGCGCCTGTCAGTCTTGAGAGCCAGAAAAACAGAGTCAGCTACGGGATCGGCATGGATATAGGGACCAATCTTCGGGAGCAGGAGCTGGACATTGATGTCGAAGCCTTGGTCGAAGGCTTGCGGGTCAGCTATGCCGGGCAGGACACCAGGATGACCCTCGATGAGGTTCGAGAGGCCCTCATGGCCTTGCAGCAGGAGATGATGGAGCGACAGCAGCAGAAGACCGAGGCGGCCTCCGCTGAAAATCTTAAGGTCGGTCAGGAGTTCCTGGCCAAGAATCAGGAGCGTGAAGGCGTTGTCGTCCTCCCCAGCGGCCTTCAGTACGAAGTTCTGGAAGAGGGCAGCGGAATCAGTCCGACGGACAAGGATTTCGTTCAGGTCCACTATCGAGGAACATTGGTCGACGGGACCGAATTCGACAGTTCCTATGCCCGGGAGAAACCGGCCGTCTTTCCGGTCAACGGGGTCATCAAGGGTTGGACCGAGGCCCTGCAGCTCATGAAGCCCGGGTCCAAGTGGAAAGTCTACGTTCCGGCCGATCTGGCCTACGGAGAGCGCCAGGCCGGTCCGATCATCGGTCCCAATTCAGCCCTTGTATTCGATGTCGAGCTGTTGGCGGTGATGGACACCGCCGATGCCGCCCCCGATGCCTCAACGGCCCAGGAGGCGGAATCCGAAGGGCAAGCCGTTGAATCTCCGGCTCCGGCCGAAGGCAACGCCACCGAATAG